Below is a genomic region from Trichoderma asperellum chromosome 2, complete sequence.
CATCGTCTACCTGTGGTAGTGGTCTCTGGATCGAAAGAAGTTTCCTCCATCACCGTGTCGTCGGAGTCAAGACATACATACAACCCTGGAAACGGGCCGGGTTCTTCTCTGATAGCGGCACACCTACCCTCGGCATGCCCTAACACTTCGTAAGGTATCTGCCCAGAGTTGCACGAGAGCCCCCCGTAATCCGTCcgtcgcttttttttttttttgcttgctgTCCTTGGTATCCTAAGCCTCCGTGCCATTCCTATCTTTCGCATGGGGAGGGCAGTACCTTTTGTTCTCAGTCTCTTTTCCCCCATAACAATCTCTTCTCGCCAACCCTCTGTGTCTACCCCCCTCCAATTCTCTCAACCCTAGGCCAGGTTTGATCTCGTTCCGCTGTTTCTGGAGGAGGGAACAAAAGGTACATACTCGTACAGTTCTGTGGGGACCATTGAAACCTTGCCGTTCTGTCTAAGGAGGTGCTGACAAGTAAAGTGGCCATCATAGCACCGCCATACCGAAGCTTAGCCTGTCCCATGTCTATGCTGTGAATGTTTGGCAATAGTGGTAGTTTCCCATCTTAACCACGAATCTCGATTCATTATTCGCTGCGTTCTCCGCTTGTGCGTTTCTGGAAAACCTCGTGGCTATCTGCAGTCGCCTTGATTATATCATTCAAGGCTGAGGGGCTGGGCCCATCCCCAGTTTTGACATACGAGTTGCAGTCATTGGGTTTTATTTTCCAAGTCGCTCGAGTCCCATTTGAAGTAGCAGATCCAGCGTCCCGTCTCAAATCGAGATGGTAGATTCTGCCACTTAGGTGGCAAAGCTTGCTAGATATAGCTCGCTTAGCATTCGCCCTTCTTTGATATCAACTCCTTCAAGTCTATGTGCCATTTTCAGGCTCATTCTTCCTACAGGTTCAGGTTGTCGGCGAACGTTTTAGCCCAAGGTCCATAACCTCGAGACGCTGACAGGGGCTATATCTTGGCCTTTCATCTCGTGGTGCTGGCTAGACCTTGGAATTTTGGCCTCATGAATGAAATTCCTTGATACTTTTGGAGGCTGTTATATACTCTCCATCCTACTTTTGACGGTAGATTCGCTGCACCCCAAGGAGCCATTTGCAGCTGTGGATCGACTCGCAGCAATATTACTGCGCAAATTGTTTCTCTCGTGGATATCGCAGCCAACCGACGCCATCTGCGATAATCATCATTCCAAACGACCGCAAATAATCGTCGAGCGAACCTTTTGGAACACAAATAAGCACGTGGCCGAACCGAATATTGCCTACCGCCGTGCCTTTTACCTTTCTTGATTTACATTTCCCGGCTGTACCACCTCCTATTATCTTTAACGATCAATTCTCCGAGTCGCATGCGTACTTATGGTTTAACCTAGCTCCAATCTGTCTCCCCTTCAGATGGAAATAAATGTCAGATCAACAGGACCATCGAAAAATAAcgtataacttttaattcaAAAATGAGAACGCAGCCTGCTCAAATGAAGCAAGACTTGGAGACTATCTTTAGAGAGCTGGGAATCTCTCAGTATCTCGATACCTTTGTGGAGCAAGGCTTCGATACCTGGGATACCATTCTCGATATTCAGGAGTCTGACCTGTGGGTAAATCGATTTGATTGTGTGCTGGCGCAAAGCTAACCAGATTCTCAGTGATGCTTTGGGTGTAAAGCTGGGCCATCGAAGAGTATGTTTAGCAACGATTGGCTGAATTGTTGTGGCATCACTAACGGTAAACGTGTTTAGAGACTCCAGCGACGAATCGCCAACGCAAGGGGGATTGACCCCAGTATCTCACTGTCATCAATAAAAGCCGCCATCGAAGAGGGAAAACATGATGGTACTTATAAAAGGAGAGAACCAGGTCCTGGTGATGGTAGTAGCGGGCCAAAGCGCAAATACCGCCGGCATCCTAAGGTATAGCTCGCGGAGAAGTCTCTTCTGCCGAAGTTTCGCATGCTGATTAACATTGACTAGCCGGACGAGAATGCACCTGAACGTCCCATGTCCGCGTATGTGCTCTTCTCAAACAGTAAGTTCATTGACTACTGCTTCTAATGTCGCGAGACAGGAAACAGTTGCTGATAATTGACACTGTCGCAGAATTAAGAGAAAGCCTTAAGGGCGACCGCTCTCTCACATTTACCGAAATTGCCAAATTGGTGGGAGAGCATTGGCAGAACCTATCATTaccagagagagaggtatATGAAGGCCAAGCAAGACAGAGCAAGGAGCGATATTATCGGGAGATGGCGGTTTATAAAGAAACACCAGAATATCGCAAGTATATGAAATACCTCGATGAATTCAATGACAAACAATCCAAACCCAGTCAACGTGTGTATATATGATTACATCAGCTTCCTTTCCGAACCGGAGCTGATTTATTCTCATTTAGGCAACGAGGATGCAAAACGAGCAAGGTTGGATCAGCATGAGCTCATGCACGATCACAATGGTTCTGGAAGTAGTATTGTGAGCGGTAGCACAATTTTAGGCGGTTCAACCTCAACCgcgagcggcagcagcagcgaaagaagacgagataGCGAATCCCGCGAGTCTCCAAATCCTCGGCAAAACAGCGTCAACTTGGTCTTTTCTGGCCCAGAATCACATCATTCCTCAGCAGCCCCTATCCCATCTCCAGCATCGGCTTACTTTGAGGTCGACATGACAAAGAGAGGCAGCAGTTCGGGCCACTTACGGCAAGGCTCTTCATCATTAAGAGGGGTAACACAAATGGTACCACATCAAGTCGACATgccacaacagcagcaacagcatctgcCATCGCTTTCCGATATGCTGGCCAGTGGCCAAAGAAGATTAGACGCCCCCGTGATCGAGCCTGCGGGACTCCCTCACGCATTTACAGCAACCCATCACAGGCCATCAGCGTCTCAAGGAGAACATGCATTGCTGCCCGTATCAGTACCAGCTCTTCACCACGAGTCATCATCAAGCGGCAGCAGTGTCCCAACGGTGGCATCGAGCAGAGCTAGTCGTAGATTGAGCGAGGGACCATTACCAATCCACGCGCTTCTATCAGACCAATCTCAAACGCCTCATCGCGGAGATGAAGGCCCGTTATATACAGCCAGCTACGTTGCTAGTCCAGTTGAGCGGGGGAGGTCAGCCTTTGGTCCATACCAAGGGCCTAAGGGATATGGTACCTAATCCTTTCAACCTGAAAAGCTTGAATAGAAATGCAGCTAATATAGGCCGCTAAGGTTTCCAAACTGCGTCCTCGGCTTTGCAGCACATGAGAGTCGAGGAGACGAGCGATGGCGATGTAATAATGACCTCAGCAGACGAGCCGCTATTTAGTTGTCATACTAATGAAGCAACCGGTTTTGACGGGGTGAATGCGTTGCTAAAAGCTGGCGAACTCTTTGACGATCGTTAGAGCCAATCTGGCAATCAACCAATGGCGGCGATATGCCCATAATACCTGCTTTGATAATTAGATACCAGCTAATCGCAGTTGGATATGGAGAATGCTATGAGTGAATAGTATACAAGCAGTCggttttagtttatttttctgCTTGGCTCTGTTCGCTGATGTCTCGTGCATCTTTTAAATTCTGTTCAGATACCCATAgctcttttgtcttcttcaatttGTTTATGTGTTGGATATATATTGATGTAGATATaccttgttcttctcttcttcttcttcttcttcttcttcttcttcttcttcctcttcttcttcttctccttcttcttcttcttcttttcaaatATGTGAGAGAGTGTTCTCTTTTCATTTGTATCTGCGACCTGTGGATACCGATATCGGGCGACGGTAGGAGACAGGAGGCTGGCGTTGATGGGAATATCGTTATGAACAATAGGACCCAAACTTTCAGGCAAAAGTGTTTGGGGAAGTGTCTGTTTTatgttcttcatcttggaagACACCTGGTATCAGGATTGCTAGCCGTATAGCTCCGCATTCTGTTGAAGGTAGCTTGCTGAAAATAATCACCTATGTACTTCTGCTTGGTTCTTGTTACATGTACGCAATTTGAAGAGCTCACAGCAAAGCAGGGTAGATCTGCCCAGCATCGATAAATTGATAAAAAGAGAGCCTTTGGGTTACAATTGTACACGTGAAGCTTTTTGCACCCAGGGTACAGAGAATTGGAATGAACTGTTGGAAGTGTGAAGTCAGCCAGAAGAAGGGGGTTTCGTAGCAAAGGTAAGCAAGCACTAAGAAAGACATGGTCACGGGTGGATGCCTGAAAAGCTATGCAAGACACACATTAAGGCACCCGATACGGCTCTTATAAGACAAGAGCTACTAATGGGTATGGCCCAGGAAAGTAGGGACCTGTAATCATCACCAGAGCTACGTCTCAGACAAAAAGGAACCTATATACGCTGCAAAATGATTGATGTGTTATAATCCTATGGCGTTATTTCTTTCACACCAAAGTTACAAGTTCATATACTAATCATCGACATCATAGCCTTTCCCAAAGCGCCTAGTAGTGCAAATGGCCACCGCAATCCTATCCATgccttgtttgtttttgctccttaatttttctctttagATGATCTCCTGTATAGCAAAGAGACTTATACGGCGCCCTCTGTGATTTCAGCCGTCCAGTCTTTCCGAATATCCAACTCATTCAGCCCCTCTGTATTTTCAATCACAAGTCCCTTCTCGTTTGCCAAATGAAGCAGACATATGAAGCAAAACGAGGTGGAAATGTCTGCCATAGCAGGTTTGGGGTATACTGACTGCAGCCCATTCATCACCTCGGTGAATTTGAGCGTAGTCTCTTCCTCTGAGTTTGGCGGTGGTGCAGGGGACTCCTACGCGAGGTATTGGTTAGCATAATTGTGGGAAGCCGCATCGCGGTGACTTTCTAGCGGATTAAAGAGCATTGAACACATACCTCTAGCTCTTCTAGGCCCATGCCTTTCCAGATTTCTTCTTTGAGTCGCCTTACGTCCACCTTCTTTGCTACCCTGGCAAACTGAACATATTCAGGTCGCACACGGCGCGTTTGAGTCACTAGTGTTGTGCCAAAGGCGCCCATTGTGTTCATAGTGTCTCCATTCAACATAGCGGTCATTCCCACTCCTTCTGTCATGCCCATATCTCCCTCAGCTCCTGGTGAAAGATGTTCTCGAGCGTCTGAAAACTCaagatcatcatcatctgggTCATCGCCACCGGGGAATGGCAGaccatcgtcgtcttggAAGAAGTTGGCGTCATAATCGCCTTCAGGCAAGGCGGCGTCCTCGGGCGCCTTCTGCTGCGCCCAGAATGCTTCATCCAAGTCTCCCACTGGCTGGCTGTCTTGAGAGCCATAACCCTGCGCGCCTGTGCGTGAGCCAAATCCTGGCCGTTTTCGAGCTAGGCGAGCCCTGGGCTTGAGGAAGAGATTCAATAGGGATTTTGAGCTAAAATGTTTGTCGTCAGGAAGTAGGTTTCGAGACTTGGACTTCCAGTCCTTTTTGGGTAAACAGACAGCTGAATTGCTGGAGGCTTGTGTATAAATGAGGTCGGACTGGCTAGGGCTGAGAGGCGAAGAAAAGTCGATTTCAAAcggctctttttctttgcgcTTCTTAGCCTCCCCTGACGGCTTGTTGACGTCTTTAATCTTGCGAATTCTCCAATGCTCCGCGCTGGCCCAGTTCTTTTGCAATGCTTGGTCAAAGAAACTCAGTATGTCTTGATGCATCTTGTCTGCATTTTGCGAGTTGCCCATGGACACAATATATTCGCCGTTCTCGTCAAAGCCCTCCCCATCCCCGCCTTCTCCGCCATCTGTTCCAGCGTCATATACACGCATTTGAGGTTCAAGAGCAGCCTCGCGGGCCCAGGCTTCACCACCCTCGCCAAAAGCAACATCGCCGAGTGTATCAAAGTCGCCAAGGCCCagatcttcatcatcaaagccagccggtgcatcttcatcaatgAACATGCCAGATTTATTGCCAGGGGCGCCGGGCTTATCCTGGTCGTGCCTCCAGTCTTCAGGAGCCTTCAAAAAAGGGATGTTGATAGATCCAGAGGGATCTCCGAGTTCGAAGCTCTTCAGGGACGGGCAAATATCGAGTTCATCCAGTAGGCCAAGGTCAGGAAAGAAGCGCTGGCCGAGCGCTGTAACGTCAATCTCTACCTCGGGAACATCCGgctcttggtcttggtccTGATCTTGGACTTGGTCTTGATCTTGGTCTATATCCATATGGTGGTCCTGATCAAGGTCTAAATGGCTTTGCTGGACGCCTTCGCCATCCTCCACGGCTtggtcttcgtcttcgtctagTTGGTCCTCTTTCTTACTCTTATCTGCATCGCCGGCATCATCGCTACTGTCAAAAACAATGCGGCCTTGTGAGTCAATCATTAGGTGGTTAAGTAATAGACCTTTGGCGCCTCCCTCGTCGAAGTCGGCAGAGGCCTTTTTGAAGAGTGGATCGACGGCGAATTCAAGCTCGAATTTTTTGAGTTGTAACGAAGCGAATGATGGCGCAAGCGTTGCTTCGGATGATCTCTGAACCTACAAGGTTGGGCAAGTTGGTTAGTATCCAAAGCGAGTCGCCAAAGGATTTTACTTGTTTCTGCTTCttaccttcttcttcgtcttctttttgacGTTGCCATCCGCATCAACCTCTTCCTCGCTCTCTTCACCTTCGCCGGCCCCCTCTTCGGCGTCGcggtccttcttcttgttatTGCTGTCTGCGAGGCCACTCAACAGCTTGCCCGTCTCGGTTGCTACGCTATCGATTCGATTGGTGTAGATCTTGACACAGCCATCAAGAGTACAGCTCGCTTTTTGGAAGTTGACACCATCGCCCTCCTTGAGCAGCGACATATCATGGAAGTAATCGATGAGGGCAAAATTCCACGAATTGGTCGCATTGATCTTGTTGTCAgtggccatcttcatccactcCTCGAAGTTTGCCAGAATGGGGACGCGCTTCATCGGCGTCACGGAGACGCCTCCCACCATGATGGGgtcgtcg
It encodes:
- a CDS encoding uncharacterized protein (EggNog:ENOG41), producing the protein MRTQPAQMKQDLETIFRELGISQYLDTFVEQGFDTWDTILDIQESDLDALGVKLGHRRRLQRRIANARGIDPSISLSSIKAAIEEGKHDGTYKRREPGPGDGSSGPKRKYRRHPKPDENAPERPMSAYVLFSNKLRESLKGDRSLTFTEIAKLVGEHWQNLSLPEREVYEGQARQSKERYYREMAVYKETPEYRKYMKYLDEFNDKQSKPSQRNEDAKRARLDQHELMHDHNGSGSSIVSGSTILGGSTSTASGSSSERRRDSESRESPNPRQNSVNLVFSGPESHHSSAAPIPSPASAYFEVDMTKRGSSSGHLRQGSSSLRGVTQMVPHQVDMPQQQQQHLPSLSDMLASGQRRLDAPVIEPAGLPHAFTATHHRPSASQGEHALLPVSVPALHHESSSSGSSVPTVASSRASRRLSEGPLPIHALLSDQSQTPHRGDEGPLYTASYVASPVERGRSAFGPYQGPKGYGT
- a CDS encoding uncharacterized protein (BUSCO:EOG092D0SK9), with amino-acid sequence MPRVAQVPRAGGASSISGSPFKSPVKIPLNDDAQEKGQRMNNRKALQEKQINEIKRAATPRKSLRLEDFENASQSPYPGTPRGARVLDDGDDPIMVGGVSVTPMKRVPILANFEEWMKMATDNKINATNSWNFALIDYFHDMSLLKEGDGVNFQKASCTLDGCVKIYTNRIDSVATETGKLLSGLADSNNKKKDRDAEEGAGEGEESEEEVDADGNVKKKTKKKVQRSSEATLAPSFASLQLKKFELEFAVDPLFKKASADFDEGGAKGLLLNHLMIDSQGRIVFDSSDDAGDADKSKKEDQLDEDEDQAVEDGEGVQQSHLDLDQDHHMDIDQDQDQVQDQDQDQEPDVPEVEIDVTALGQRFFPDLGLLDELDICPSLKSFELGDPSGSINIPFLKAPEDWRHDQDKPGAPGNKSGMFIDEDAPAGFDDEDLGLGDFDTLGDVAFGEGGEAWAREAALEPQMRVYDAGTDGGEGGDGEGFDENGEYIVSMGNSQNADKMHQDILSFFDQALQKNWASAEHWRIRKIKDVNKPSGEAKKRKEKEPFEIDFSSPLSPSQSDLIYTQASSNSAVCLPKKDWKSKSRNLLPDDKHFSSKSLLNLFLKPRARLARKRPGFGSRTGAQGYGSQDSQPVGDLDEAFWAQQKAPEDAALPEGDYDANFFQDDDGLPFPGGDDPDDDDLEFSDAREHLSPGAEGDMGMTEGVGMTAMLNGDTMNTMGAFGTTLVTQTRRVRPEYVQFARVAKKVDVRRLKEEIWKGMGLEELEESPAPPPNSEEETTLKFTEVMNGLQSVYPKPAMADISTSFCFICLLHLANEKGLVIENTEGLNELDIRKDWTAEITEGAV
- a CDS encoding uncharacterized protein (EggNog:ENOG41), with product MRTQPAQMKQDLETIFRELGISQYLDTFVEQGFDTWDTILDIQESDLDALGVKLGHRRRLQRRIANARGIDPSISLSSIKAAIEEGKHDGTYKRREPGPGDGSSGPKRKYRRHPKPDENAPERPMSAYVLFSNKLRESLKGDRSLTFTEIAKLVGEHWQNLSLPEREVYEGQARQSKERYYREMAVYKETPEYRKYMKYLDEFNDKQSKPSQRNEDAKRARLDQHELMHDHNGSGSSIVSGSTILGGSTSTASGSSSERRRDSESRESPNPRQNSVNLVFSGPESHHSSAAPIPSPASAYFEVDMTKRGSSSGHLRQGSSSLRGVTQMVPHQVDMPQQQQQHLPSLSDMLASGQRRLDAPVIEPAGLPHAFTATHHRPSASQGEHALLPVSVPALHHESSSSGSSVPTVASSRASRRLSEGPLPIHALLSDQSQTPHRGDEGPLYTASYVASPVERGRSAFGPYQGPKGYGFQTASSALQHMRVEETSDGDVIMTSADEPLFSCHTNEATGFDGVNALLKAGELFDDR